A window from Leptothermofonsia sichuanensis E412 encodes these proteins:
- the panD gene encoding aspartate 1-decarboxylase yields the protein MQRTFLLSKIHNCTLTAANLNYVGSISVDETILNAAGILPYEQVQVVNVANGERLITYAIAAPARSGAVELNGAAARLGMPGDRVIIMTYAQLSSEELKTHSPKVVLVDSHNCLIEVRQYNDLLHEKHLTNNGKP from the coding sequence ATGCAACGAACTTTCTTGCTGTCAAAGATACATAATTGCACGTTAACTGCTGCCAACTTGAACTATGTGGGTAGCATAAGTGTTGACGAGACAATATTGAATGCGGCGGGAATCCTTCCCTATGAACAAGTTCAAGTCGTAAACGTCGCTAATGGTGAACGTCTCATCACCTATGCGATCGCGGCCCCCGCCAGGTCAGGGGCCGTTGAATTGAACGGAGCCGCTGCTCGTCTGGGAATGCCGGGCGACCGCGTCATTATTATGACCTATGCCCAGCTTTCTTCTGAAGAACTGAAAACCCATTCTCCCAAAGTCGTCCTGGTAGACAGTCATAACTGTTTGATCGAAGTTCGACAATACAACGACCTGTTACACGAAAAGCACCTGACCAACAATGGCAAACCTTGA
- a CDS encoding glycosyltransferase: MIVRNESKHLARCLASAQPYVDEIVVIDTGSEDNTLEIAARFGAKLDHFAWCDDFSAARNYSLTRVSGEWVLHLDADEELVVADPNFRQQLLTQAEVLAFAVPRNDVNVPENAFLGGFHVRLFRNLPEFRYAGRYHEQLQYGGDRPLVYNHLQGVRILHYGNSNEVELRHKTLNRDIPILEAIHQQEGLSFWLLDCLARNYLRTDQLDKAQTCYEEAFDRLLPHLLSGEKPEEFYWLPTLMHFMALQALDRGDVETARMLNQRGLEWCPNHLPFNYLAGHLLLDLGFPLGAIAYFDHCLHLAKTAQFYSSEPFDPTLLNVDPACGLGLAYLQLNDRKQAIAAFEQALSFDPTCETARRNLETLRQSAASFK; encoded by the coding sequence ATGATCGTTCGAAATGAGAGTAAACATCTGGCCCGGTGTTTGGCGAGTGCCCAGCCCTATGTGGATGAAATCGTTGTGATTGACACGGGTTCTGAGGACAATACCCTGGAAATTGCTGCCCGGTTTGGGGCAAAGCTGGACCACTTCGCATGGTGCGATGACTTTTCGGCAGCGCGAAACTATTCCCTGACCAGAGTTTCAGGTGAGTGGGTCCTGCACCTGGATGCCGACGAAGAACTGGTCGTTGCAGACCCCAACTTTCGCCAGCAACTTCTCACCCAGGCGGAAGTGCTGGCATTTGCCGTCCCCCGAAACGATGTCAATGTACCGGAAAATGCGTTTCTGGGTGGGTTTCATGTGCGCCTGTTTCGTAACCTGCCGGAGTTTCGCTACGCAGGTCGCTACCATGAACAGCTTCAGTACGGGGGCGATCGCCCACTGGTCTACAACCACCTCCAGGGGGTCAGGATTCTTCACTACGGCAACAGCAACGAAGTTGAACTGCGCCACAAGACCCTCAATCGGGATATTCCAATCCTGGAAGCCATTCATCAGCAGGAAGGCTTAAGTTTTTGGCTGCTGGACTGTCTTGCCCGTAACTACCTGCGTACCGATCAACTGGACAAAGCCCAGACCTGCTACGAAGAAGCGTTTGATCGCCTCCTGCCCCACCTGCTGAGTGGGGAAAAACCTGAGGAATTTTACTGGCTGCCCACTCTCATGCACTTTATGGCACTCCAGGCACTGGATCGGGGTGATGTGGAAACTGCTCGTATGCTGAACCAGCGAGGGCTGGAGTGGTGCCCCAACCATTTGCCTTTCAATTATCTGGCAGGGCACTTGCTGCTAGATCTGGGGTTCCCACTGGGCGCGATCGCTTACTTTGACCATTGCCTGCATCTGGCAAAAACCGCCCAATTTTACAGCAGCGAACCGTTTGATCCCACGTTGCTGAATGTTGATCCGGCCTGTGGTTTGGGGCTTGCATACTTGCAGTTGAATGATCGCAAACAGGCGATCGCCGCCTTTGAACAGGCACTCTCTTTCGATCCAACCTGTGAAACCGCCCGACGCAATCTGGAAACCCTCAGACAGTCCGCCGCATCGTTTAAATGA
- a CDS encoding inositol monophosphatase family protein encodes MESFWNPVLNFAEAITHQVGNQLLNDFGQVQASEKADGSLVTQSDRWADEVLRGAIAEAFPDHGVLSEEAEHIFPDTRWCWIIDPLDGTTNFARGLPLWGISLGLLYQGTPVFGYVRLPPLNQSFHGYWYGTTGLTGPTGAFLNHRPIHTSGDDISPNHFFNLCARSTPVLKNPFPAKIRMLGVATFNLLTVAAGWSLGGVEATPKIWDIAAVWAITQAAGAVWHPLEPEPIFPLKPGQNYSHRAYPTLVVNKPEQVPIFLPLVEQLASSV; translated from the coding sequence ATGGAAAGTTTTTGGAACCCGGTGTTGAATTTTGCTGAAGCCATCACCCACCAAGTCGGCAATCAGCTCCTTAACGATTTTGGTCAGGTGCAGGCGTCTGAAAAGGCGGATGGTAGCTTGGTGACTCAGTCCGATCGCTGGGCAGATGAGGTATTAAGAGGGGCGATCGCTGAAGCCTTTCCTGATCACGGTGTTCTCAGCGAAGAAGCGGAACACATTTTCCCCGATACCAGGTGGTGCTGGATCATTGACCCCCTGGATGGCACCACCAACTTTGCCAGAGGCTTACCCCTGTGGGGGATTTCCCTGGGGCTGCTCTACCAGGGCACCCCTGTGTTTGGCTACGTCCGTCTGCCACCCCTGAACCAGTCCTTTCATGGCTACTGGTACGGCACCACTGGACTGACAGGACCCACCGGAGCCTTCCTCAACCATCGTCCCATCCATACCAGTGGAGACGATATTTCACCCAACCACTTCTTCAACCTCTGTGCCCGCAGTACGCCGGTTCTGAAAAATCCTTTCCCCGCCAAAATCCGGATGCTGGGTGTGGCCACTTTCAACCTGCTGACTGTTGCCGCTGGCTGGTCCCTGGGGGGTGTGGAAGCCACTCCCAAAATCTGGGACATTGCAGCAGTCTGGGCAATCACGCAGGCGGCTGGTGCTGTCTGGCATCCCCTGGAACCAGAGCCAATTTTTCCCCTCAAACCCGGTCAGAACTATAGCCATCGCGCTTACCCGACCCTGGTGGTCAACAAACCCGAACAAGTCCCCATATTTCTGCCCCTTGTTGAGCAACTGGCATCCTCTGTTTAA
- a CDS encoding inorganic diphosphatase: MDLTRIPAQPKAGLINVLIEIPAGSKNKYEFDKNLNAFALDRVLYSSVQYPYDYGFVPNTLADDGDPLDGMVLIDQPTFPGCVIPARPIGMLEMIDGGDRDEKILCVPDKDPRYAQVKSLKDIAPHRLDEIAEFFRSYKNLEKKVTEILGWKDVDQVMPLVEKCVKAGSK, translated from the coding sequence GTGGACTTAACCCGTATTCCTGCTCAACCGAAAGCTGGTTTGATAAACGTCCTGATCGAGATTCCTGCCGGGAGTAAAAATAAGTATGAGTTCGATAAGAATCTGAACGCCTTTGCCCTCGATCGCGTTCTTTACTCCTCTGTGCAATATCCCTATGACTACGGCTTTGTGCCCAACACCCTGGCGGATGATGGCGATCCCCTGGATGGGATGGTCTTGATTGATCAACCCACTTTCCCAGGATGTGTGATTCCTGCCCGTCCGATTGGCATGTTGGAAATGATTGATGGCGGCGATCGCGACGAAAAAATCCTCTGTGTTCCCGACAAAGACCCCCGTTACGCCCAGGTGAAGTCGCTTAAAGACATTGCCCCCCACCGCCTGGATGAGATTGCAGAATTCTTTAGATCCTACAAAAACCTGGAGAAAAAAGTCACCGAAATTTTGGGTTGGAAAGATGTAGACCAGGTTATGCCCCTGGTAGAGAAGTGTGTCAAAGCCGGCAGTAAGTAA
- a CDS encoding Tab2/Atab2 family RNA-binding protein → MNTIWELDFYSRPILDEQGKKIWEILICESPLKIDSPLDALFRYVTYCPSSEVNSVRLKAALEEAIASADRPPGKICFFRQAMNNMITKACKELGIPAQLSRRTYALNHWLQQRLTEVYPQHPGFQPGATPTVSFAETPPQPLPDALRGQKWAFVTLAAEALADMQEWAIDFGAAFPLSLAGISSEATIPGVVLFSSRATPMAAWMSGLELAFLKVEEGATARLLLETGVNDRWTLASLSKPDLQAEARDFETAKQQAEGVHFLAVQSSPEAESFAGFWLLQEVNIA, encoded by the coding sequence ATGAATACCATTTGGGAACTTGACTTTTACTCGCGTCCGATTTTGGATGAGCAGGGAAAAAAAATTTGGGAAATTCTGATTTGTGAGAGTCCTCTGAAGATTGATAGCCCCCTGGACGCTTTGTTTCGGTATGTCACCTATTGCCCCAGCAGTGAAGTCAACTCTGTGCGGTTGAAGGCGGCACTGGAGGAGGCGATCGCCAGTGCTGACCGGCCTCCCGGTAAAATTTGTTTCTTTCGGCAGGCAATGAATAATATGATCACGAAAGCCTGCAAAGAACTGGGGATTCCTGCCCAACTGAGTCGGCGCACTTATGCACTTAACCACTGGCTCCAGCAGCGCCTCACAGAGGTTTACCCGCAGCATCCCGGCTTCCAACCGGGAGCCACCCCAACCGTAAGTTTTGCTGAAACACCACCCCAACCCCTGCCTGATGCCTTAAGAGGGCAAAAATGGGCCTTCGTGACCCTCGCTGCTGAGGCACTGGCAGACATGCAGGAATGGGCAATTGACTTCGGTGCCGCTTTTCCTTTGAGTCTGGCTGGCATTTCTTCAGAAGCGACCATTCCTGGTGTGGTTCTCTTCTCTTCCCGGGCAACCCCAATGGCAGCCTGGATGTCAGGATTAGAACTGGCCTTCCTCAAGGTGGAGGAAGGCGCAACCGCCCGGTTGCTGCTGGAAACGGGTGTCAATGATCGCTGGACGCTTGCCAGCCTGTCCAAACCGGATCTACAGGCAGAAGCCAGGGATTTTGAGACCGCCAAGCAACAGGCTGAGGGAGTGCATTTTCTGGCAGTTCAATCCAGTCCTGAAGCAGAATCCTTTGCCGGATTTTGGTTATTGCAGGAGGTCAATATAGCGTAA
- the lysS gene encoding lysine--tRNA ligase, producing the protein MSSDRTSQEPHSASTLEEIRATRLAKVEQLKAVGQTPFAYRWEVTHHAAELQAMFADLPNEAEDPTDVAIAGRIRTKRLSGKKLAFFDLQDETGKIQLFIERSQIDQGMAEVPDAFDHLVKLSDAGDILGVKGTIRRTARGELSVKVRQYAMLTKALLPLPDKWHGLTDVAKRYRQRYVDLIVNPDVRETFRRRALITASIRRYLDQQGFIEIETPILQSEAGGADARPFITYHNTLEMDLYLRIALELHLKRLIVGGFEKVFELGRVFRNEGVSTRHNPEFTMIELYQAYADYNDMMRLTEAIISTAAQDVLKTLKVTYQGEPIDLTPPWRRATMHDLVEEQTGLDFTQFQSLEEAKKAAIAAGLTDIDDCESIGKLLNEAFEQKVEHTLVQPTFVIDYPMEISPLAKPHRSKPGLVERFELFIVGRETANSFSELTDPIDQRQRLEAQAARKAAGDLEAQGVDEDFLTALEHGMPPTGGLGIGIDRLVMLLTDSPSIRDVIAFPLLKPEKGEEM; encoded by the coding sequence ATGTCATCTGATCGCACATCCCAAGAACCTCACAGCGCTTCGACCCTGGAAGAAATTCGAGCCACCCGGCTGGCAAAAGTAGAGCAACTCAAAGCCGTTGGTCAAACCCCCTTTGCCTATCGGTGGGAAGTAACTCACCACGCCGCTGAATTGCAAGCCATGTTCGCTGACCTGCCCAATGAAGCTGAAGACCCCACCGACGTTGCGATCGCTGGTCGCATTCGGACGAAGCGTCTGAGTGGCAAAAAACTCGCTTTCTTTGACCTCCAAGATGAAACGGGCAAAATTCAGCTTTTTATCGAACGCTCCCAGATTGACCAGGGAATGGCAGAGGTTCCTGATGCGTTTGATCATCTTGTGAAGTTGAGCGATGCCGGTGACATTCTGGGCGTAAAAGGCACGATCCGGCGTACCGCCAGAGGTGAACTTTCCGTTAAAGTTCGGCAATACGCCATGCTAACCAAAGCACTCCTGCCCCTGCCCGACAAGTGGCATGGACTGACCGATGTCGCCAAACGCTACCGCCAGCGCTACGTCGATCTGATTGTGAATCCCGATGTGCGGGAAACCTTTCGCCGTCGCGCCCTGATTACCGCATCCATTCGTCGTTACCTGGATCAGCAGGGTTTCATTGAAATCGAAACTCCCATCCTTCAGTCAGAAGCCGGGGGAGCAGATGCCCGCCCCTTCATCACGTACCACAATACGCTGGAGATGGATTTATACCTGCGCATTGCTCTGGAATTGCACCTGAAGCGGTTGATTGTGGGGGGGTTTGAAAAAGTATTTGAACTGGGCAGGGTTTTCCGCAACGAAGGGGTTTCCACCCGGCATAACCCTGAGTTCACCATGATCGAGTTGTATCAAGCCTATGCCGACTACAACGACATGATGCGGTTGACGGAAGCAATCATCAGCACCGCTGCCCAGGATGTCTTGAAAACCCTGAAGGTGACTTACCAGGGAGAACCCATTGACCTCACCCCGCCCTGGCGCAGGGCCACCATGCATGACCTGGTGGAGGAGCAAACGGGCTTAGATTTCACCCAGTTTCAATCCCTGGAGGAGGCGAAAAAGGCGGCGATCGCCGCCGGACTCACGGATATTGATGACTGCGAATCCATTGGCAAGCTCTTGAACGAGGCATTTGAGCAGAAGGTAGAGCATACCCTGGTGCAACCAACCTTTGTGATCGATTATCCGATGGAAATTTCGCCCCTGGCAAAACCCCACCGCTCCAAACCAGGGTTGGTGGAACGATTTGAACTATTCATTGTAGGGCGGGAGACCGCCAACAGTTTTTCTGAACTGACGGACCCGATTGACCAGCGGCAACGGCTGGAAGCTCAGGCTGCCCGCAAAGCAGCGGGGGATCTGGAGGCACAGGGCGTCGATGAAGACTTTTTGACTGCCCTGGAACATGGGATGCCGCCTACAGGCGGGTTGGGCATTGGCATTGATCGCCTGGTCATGCTGCTCACCGATAGCCCCAGCATCCGGGATGTGATTGCATTTCCCCTGCTCAAACCAGAGAAGGGAGAGGAAATGTAG
- a CDS encoding allophycocyanin subunit beta — MQDKLTSLAQHYDLTGEFLNWDEISPIQDFLNTGAARVQASALISSNAAEIVKKAASQLFEEQPELLKPGGNAYTTRRHAMYLRDMGYFLRYCSYALVAGDNSVLDERLLAGLRDMFNSLGIPLGPTARSIQLMKNIVKEKLAAAGVEDTTFVDEPFDYVVREISETDL, encoded by the coding sequence ATGCAGGACAAACTAACTAGCCTCGCTCAACATTACGATCTCACGGGTGAATTTTTAAATTGGGATGAGATAAGTCCGATACAGGACTTTCTCAACACCGGAGCCGCCAGGGTGCAGGCATCAGCCCTGATCAGCTCAAATGCTGCTGAAATCGTCAAAAAAGCAGCCAGCCAGCTATTTGAAGAACAGCCGGAACTCTTGAAACCGGGTGGCAATGCCTACACTACCCGTCGTCATGCCATGTATTTGCGCGACATGGGCTACTTCTTGCGCTATTGCAGCTATGCATTGGTGGCAGGAGACAATAGTGTCCTCGATGAGCGATTACTGGCTGGGTTACGGGACATGTTTAATTCTCTGGGAATTCCCCTGGGACCTACCGCTCGCAGCATTCAACTGATGAAAAATATCGTCAAAGAGAAACTGGCTGCTGCGGGTGTTGAAGACACAACCTTTGTGGATGAGCCGTTTGACTATGTCGTTCGTGAGATCAGTGAAACCGATCTCTAA
- a CDS encoding MBL fold metallo-hydrolase: MEDMSHHPDFVVQFWGVRGSIPAPSSETVRYGGNTSCVEMRVGGKRLIFDGGTGLRVLGEHLIKQMPVEAYLFFTHSHWDHIQGFPFFKPAFIKGNCFHIYGAIAPNGATMKQRLHDQMLHPNFPVPMQVMQSDLKFYDLFPGDVMQIDDITIETGPLNHPNTAMGYRVTWQGRTAVYATDTEHFPDRMDDNLLYLARDANILIYDACYTDEEYYDPKSPKVGWGHSTWQEAIKIAKAARVKRAVIFHHDPNHTDDFLDEVEAQVQAAFPNSVLAREGMILPVV, translated from the coding sequence ATGGAAGATATGAGCCACCATCCAGACTTTGTAGTGCAATTTTGGGGCGTCCGTGGTAGCATTCCTGCTCCCAGCAGCGAGACTGTACGTTATGGGGGAAATACTTCCTGCGTTGAGATGCGAGTAGGAGGGAAACGGTTGATTTTTGATGGGGGCACAGGTCTGCGAGTTTTGGGAGAGCATCTAATTAAGCAGATGCCCGTCGAAGCCTATCTATTCTTCACACACTCCCACTGGGATCATATTCAGGGCTTTCCCTTTTTCAAACCAGCCTTCATCAAGGGTAACTGCTTCCATATTTACGGAGCGATCGCACCCAATGGTGCCACGATGAAGCAGCGCCTGCATGACCAGATGTTGCATCCTAACTTTCCGGTACCCATGCAGGTCATGCAATCTGACCTCAAATTTTATGATTTGTTCCCCGGTGATGTGATGCAAATTGACGATATCACAATTGAAACTGGACCGCTCAACCATCCAAACACGGCGATGGGTTATCGGGTCACCTGGCAGGGACGGACGGCTGTTTATGCAACGGATACGGAGCATTTCCCCGATCGCATGGATGACAATTTGCTTTACCTTGCCCGCGATGCCAATATTCTGATCTATGACGCCTGCTACACCGACGAAGAATATTACGATCCTAAATCCCCGAAAGTCGGTTGGGGCCACTCCACCTGGCAGGAAGCGATCAAGATCGCGAAGGCAGCACGAGTCAAACGGGCGGTCATTTTCCATCACGACCCCAATCACACAGACGACTTTCTGGATGAGGTAGAAGCTCAGGTGCAGGCTGCATTTCCCAACAGTGTGCTGGCAAGAGAGGGCATGATTCTGCCAGTCGTTTAG
- a CDS encoding ABC transporter permease encodes MNLGRTLVITTNVFREAIRDRVLYLVGLFAIFLGACVRLLPEVAAATQNKIILDVGLAAMSLLGLVIAVFVGTGLVNKEIEKRTVLVLIAKPISRTEFIVGKHLGLSAVLAVLVAAMTAIYFGILSLSRVPYPAGSILVSSLYLFLQLSLITAVAIAFGVFTSSLLATLLTFAVYLMGNFTRDLVTLGTLSKNPAIENLTRSLYLVLPDLARLDLKNQAVYGDIPGIDILLANAGYGLLYIVLLLAIAILIFSLREF; translated from the coding sequence ATGAATCTGGGTAGAACGCTGGTGATTACGACTAATGTATTCCGTGAGGCCATTCGCGATCGCGTCCTCTATCTGGTTGGTCTGTTTGCCATTTTCCTGGGTGCCTGCGTTCGTCTGTTACCAGAGGTGGCGGCTGCCACCCAGAATAAAATCATTCTGGATGTGGGGCTGGCGGCAATGAGCCTGTTGGGGCTGGTAATTGCGGTGTTTGTTGGCACAGGGCTGGTCAACAAAGAAATTGAAAAACGTACAGTACTGGTGCTGATTGCCAAACCGATCAGTCGCACCGAGTTTATTGTGGGGAAGCACCTGGGACTGTCGGCGGTGCTGGCGGTCTTAGTGGCGGCGATGACAGCCATTTACTTTGGGATTTTGTCCCTCAGCCGGGTGCCTTATCCGGCAGGCAGCATTCTGGTGTCCTCGCTGTATCTGTTCCTTCAGCTTTCCCTGATCACGGCTGTGGCGATCGCCTTTGGGGTTTTTACCAGTTCACTCCTGGCAACCCTGTTGACCTTTGCGGTTTACCTGATGGGCAACTTTACCCGTGATCTGGTCACCCTGGGGACTCTCAGCAAAAATCCAGCCATTGAAAACCTGACCAGAAGCCTTTACCTGGTGTTACCCGATTTAGCGAGGCTTGACCTCAAAAATCAGGCCGTTTACGGGGACATTCCTGGAATTGATATACTGCTGGCAAATGCGGGCTACGGTTTACTCTACATTGTGCTGCTGCTGGCGATCGCAATCCTGATCTTCTCCTTACGGGAATTTTAG
- a CDS encoding TldD/PmbA family protein, producing MGSDELNQDTLAEQLLDLAARSGAEAAEVFQSRSLSRPVFFEANRLKQLESAQAEGTALRLWNGGRPGLAVAYGPVDPQALVDRAVALSQLNEPEIIELAESNKQHYPDLGESVPVEQLVEWGRQAIALVRDANPDLLCTAEWECEAETTRLINSRGLDCGYTDTTLSCYLSAEWVRGDDFLSISDGQTQRGSLDPETLANQILQRLDWAMDNALPPVGKVPILFTSKAADMLWGTVQAALNGKQVIEGASPWSDRLNQPVTSELLTLSQHPTEGPFSCPFDDEGTPTRPITFIDGGILQLFYTDRTTGRALGSGTTGNGFRAGLGSYPTPGLFNILIQQGTRSLPELIATLEDGLIVDQMLGGGAGISGEFSINVDLGYRVKNGQVTGRVKDTMVSGNVYTALKQLIELGSDADWNGSCYTPSLIVGGLSVTGRA from the coding sequence ATGGGTTCCGATGAATTGAATCAGGACACGCTGGCAGAGCAGCTACTGGATCTGGCTGCCAGATCTGGGGCAGAAGCAGCGGAGGTGTTTCAGTCGCGATCGCTGTCCCGGCCTGTTTTTTTTGAGGCAAACCGACTCAAGCAGTTAGAAAGCGCCCAGGCAGAGGGGACGGCTCTACGACTCTGGAATGGGGGGCGTCCGGGTCTGGCAGTGGCCTATGGTCCGGTAGACCCGCAGGCACTGGTAGATCGGGCAGTTGCCCTTAGCCAGTTGAATGAGCCAGAAATCATTGAGCTGGCAGAGTCCAACAAGCAGCATTATCCTGATTTGGGAGAGTCCGTTCCTGTCGAGCAACTGGTGGAATGGGGCAGACAGGCGATCGCCCTCGTCCGTGATGCCAACCCCGATCTACTCTGTACGGCAGAGTGGGAATGCGAAGCAGAAACGACCCGTCTGATCAACTCTCGTGGTTTAGATTGTGGCTATACGGATACTACTCTGAGTTGTTACCTGTCCGCTGAATGGGTACGGGGGGATGATTTCCTCAGTATTTCTGATGGGCAGACTCAACGGGGCAGCCTCGACCCGGAAACCCTGGCAAACCAGATTTTACAGCGATTGGACTGGGCAATGGACAATGCCCTCCCTCCGGTTGGCAAAGTGCCAATCCTGTTCACCTCGAAAGCCGCAGATATGCTCTGGGGCACTGTGCAGGCAGCATTGAATGGCAAACAGGTGATTGAAGGAGCTTCTCCCTGGAGCGATCGCCTGAATCAACCCGTCACGTCAGAACTGCTGACCCTTTCCCAGCATCCAACAGAAGGTCCCTTTAGCTGCCCCTTTGACGATGAAGGCACTCCGACCCGTCCCATTACCTTCATCGACGGGGGGATTCTTCAATTGTTCTACACCGATCGCACCACTGGACGCGCCCTGGGTAGCGGCACCACAGGTAATGGCTTTCGAGCGGGTCTGGGTAGCTATCCCACTCCCGGTCTGTTCAACATCCTGATTCAGCAGGGCACCCGGTCCCTGCCGGAGCTAATTGCCACCCTGGAGGATGGGCTGATTGTGGATCAGATGCTGGGTGGCGGTGCCGGCATTTCTGGCGAGTTCTCAATCAATGTTGACCTGGGCTACCGGGTCAAAAACGGGCAGGTTACGGGACGGGTGAAGGATACGATGGTGTCTGGTAACGTTTACACCGCACTCAAACAATTGATTGAATTGGGCAGCGATGCTGACTGGAACGGATCCTGTTACACCCCTTCCCTGATCGTAGGTGGATTATCGGTGACAGGGCGAGCCTGA